The DNA window AGTATTGGAGCGCATCTACTTCATTCATCCCGCGCCTTATGTGCGGTAAGGACTTTTTGGACGCGGCCACCAAGTCACTGGATACCGATACACGACAGGCATATGATTACCGCATTCGCAAACACCCGTCTGGGTTCACCGGACAGCGCGCCGGCCCCTGCAAGGAAGAGCGATGCCAGCAAGGTGACCAGAAAAAGGTTTCTCCTGAGGGTTGCTTTCCAATCCAAGTCTTTCACCTCAAATCTAAACATGCGCAGTGCCAACTTTTTTGGCAGGCTACGCTCAAAGATGCCAACTTTCTGGGCAGCCTTCCCCAGCCAAAAGTGAAAGTGCCAATTATCTTGGCAGGTCACGTGCAAGGGTGCCAAGTTTATGGGCAGTTATTCGTCCATCCTGCCAAGAATCTTGGCAGGGTGTCCCGGCAAAGAGGTGAAGGTGGCAACTTCCTTGGCAGGTTGTACGTAATGATGCCAAGATTCTGGGCAGCCACTCGCTCATCTTGCCAAAAATCTTGGCAGTTTGCCTCGGTAAAAGGTGAAAGTGCCAATATTCTTGGCAGGTCGCGCATAAAGGTGCCAAGATTCTTGGCACTTGGCAGTTTCGCCGCGCACAGGGGTTAGCTGCTAGATTCTATTATACCCCGGGGAGTATGCTTTTTACAAGTCCACCCTTACCACATCCCTGTCCATTTTATCCATGCACCGGTTTATTTTGTGCAGTAGGTCAGGATCTCCCGTGCAGGCGAGCTTCACCTGGCGGAGCAGGTCTATCCCACGGCGAAGGGCTGAGACCACATCCCCCTCATCCATGTTGACCGGGCCGAAACGGGCCAGCTGCATCAGGTCACCAAAACCGGCGCCGCGGCTCCACGCGTAGGCAAGATGCGAGATGGACGGGTCAAATACCACTGTAGAGAGGCCGAGCTCGCGATATTCCGCCCGCTGGATTCTGCGGATAATGGCCTGGACTCCTTCGAGATCGAATGGGGCCCTTGTCATCCTGGCCCCTTCCCTCCTTGGCTGGTAATCCACGGCAACCGCCAGGGCGTTTACCTGGTCCTCATCGAGCCTGTGGAAGAACTCCCCAGAGATGAGCTCGGTCACGAGGAGTTCCTGGACATTTATACGAGACGCCATAGCCCCTTTTTCTGTCAACGCCGCAAATGCCCCGGCTCCGGTTTCAGGGGTTCCGGCGGCGATGTAGCCGAGCCTCTTCAGGAGCCGGACCTTCGCCTCGAATTCGGCCATCAGCTCGCTGGTTGCAGGCAGGCTTGAGAGCTCGGCCTCGAGACGCCTGAGCCTGCCGTCAAGACGGCGAAGGCGCTTTGCGCCGCCCTGCGCCCGAGTCGCACGCCCCGACAGGGCTGCCTCCTGACCCGCCTGGGTTGCGTGCCCTGACGGGATCGCGTGCCTCGACTTGCTGGCAAGCTCATCGCGCCTTGCGCGGATTGCCTCAATTTCCGCCATCAGATTGCCCGCCCTCCGCCTTCGCTGGTATGCGGCAAAGCTCTTATCCAGGAGGGTCTCGACCTCCTCGCGGGTGTACCTGGCCACGAGGTTCAGGACGGTATTGTATGAGAGCCTGAACTGGCTTGCGAGCCTCTCCAGCTTCTTTTCCTCGTGCACAGGGAATTGCTCCTTGTCGAAATAGTTGAGGTCGACCAGGGTAAACACGTAGCCCTGCCTGTCTACCCCCCTGCGACCAGCCCTTCCCGCCATCTGGAAGTACTCCTGGTTGGTCATGGGGCGATACCCGAAGCCGTCGAACTTCTCGGGGGAGTCGAAGCAGACGGACCTTACCGGGAGGTTCACGCCCACCGCGAATGTCTCGGTACAGTAAAGGACCGCGATCTTGCGCCTTGCAAAGAGCTCCTCCACGATCTCCTTGAGTATGGGAAGCAGCCCGGCGTGGTGAAACCCTATCCCGTCCACGAGGGCGCGGCGGAGGGCCTTTGAGGTCGGGAGCTCCTTTGCAGACGATCCCTCCATCTTTTCATCGAAAAATCTCTTCACCTCGCGCCTCTCGTCGTTTGCCAGGAACGAACAAACCTGGGCGAGCTCCCTCGCCTTAATCTCACACTGCTGCCTACTGAAGAGGAAATAGAGGCATGGCAGCAGGTCCGGGGTAAGATGCCTCACGAGGTCGATATGCGATGTGGATGGGAGGAGGCCATACCGGGCCTTCTTGCGCTGCCTTTTATATGCACGGGCGATATCCTGGAGGCTTCCAGCCCCGGCCCCCTTCTCAAAGAGGTAGTGGGCCAGCGGCACGGGCCGCTCGCTGTGCCTGACGACCTTGACCTCCTCTTCGCGGGTCTCGCTCATCCAGTCCGCCAGCTCCGGGGCATTGGGAATGGTCGCGCTCAGGCCCAGAATCCTTATGTGCCGGGGAAGGAAGATTATTGCCTCCTCCCATACGCTGCCCCGTTCCTCATCCCCGATGTAGTGGATTTCATCGAAGATTACATGCGAAACCCCCGCGAGCCGGTGAATATCGGTATGAAGTATGTTGCGCAGTATCTCCGTGGTCATTACGAGGATGGGGGCTGTATCGTTGATGACGATGTCTCCGGTGACGATGCCCACGTTATCCGGCCCGTACTGGAACTTGAAATCCTTGTACTTCTGGTTACTCAGCGCCTTGATGGGCGCTGTGTAAATGGCCTGGCTTCCCCGCCGGATAACTTGGTCAATAAGGTAGTCTGCCACCAACGTTTTGCCTGACCCGGTGGGAGCGGACACCAGGACTGACCTTCCAGCCAGGAGGTGCCCTATCGCCTCACGCTGGAAATCATCGAGCGTCAGCCCTCTATACGGGGCCGGCGCCCCGTGGACCGGCGTCCCGGTCTCGACCGGCGGCGTCCGGGCGCCCTGACCACCCGCCTGAGCCACGCTAGTTTCCGCCTGCACCTGCATATCCGCTTGCGCATCCTCCGCCTGCGCGCCCGTTTGCACATCCCCTGTCTGCACGTCGTCTATTTGCCCGTCGCCTGCCTGAATGTGAGCCTGAATCTGACCTGTGCTCAACTGCAGCAGCTCCTTGAGTCTTATTCTTACCCGGGCTCTTCAAGCTCTTCAAAGCTCTATTGAATGTACATGTCGGCCCGGCTATAATCTAATTATACCGTAATTATACCCTAAACATAGGATGCAAAACTAGGATGCAAAAGTTCGCCCCTAATAGCCCTGGCCGGAAAATCACGGAGCGGCCCGCCCTCTGTGGCCGCCGCGAAGGGACGGGGCGGGGGAAAGGGCGGGGATGATTTGGGCCAGGAGTGGCGACTTCTTGATACAGGGGTTCGTCCCGCCGCCGAAAATATGGCGCTGGATGAAGTCATACTAACGGCGAGGAGCAGGGATCTCTCGCCGGATACCATTCGCTTCCTCCAGTTTCATCCCCCATGCGCCCTGGTGGGCTACCACCAGGATGTTGAGCAGGAGGTAAGGGTGGACTGGTGCCGGGAGCACGGCGTGGAGATCAACCGGCGCATCACGGGGGGTGGGGCCCTATTCTGGGACGAGACCCAGATCGGCTGGGAGGTAATCGCCGCGAAGTCGCATCCCGGCATCCCGTCCGGCATCGAGGGGCTCTATGAGAAGCTCTGCCTGGCCGCGGTCTCGGGCCTGCGCGCGCTCGGGGTGGAGGCATGCTTCCGGCCGCGCAACGATATCGAAGTGAACGGGCGGAAGATATCCGGCACCGGCGGGACCGGTCTCGACGGCGCGTTCCTGTTTCAGGGCACGCTCCTCGTTGACTTCGACGTCGATAGTATGCTGAGGGCGCTCAGGATTCCCACCGAGAAGCTCAAGCGCAAGGAGATCGAATCCGTCAAGGAGAGGGTCACCTGCCTCAAATGGGAGCTCGGCTATACGCCCTCGCCCGCTGAGATAAAGGCTGCGCTGTGCAAGGGTTTCGAGGATGCACTCGGCATGAGCCTTTCGCCGGGGTGCCTGACGTCCGCGGAGGAAGGTCTTTTCGCGGAGCGGCTCCCGTATTTCCGCTCGGACGACTGGATCAGAAAGGTGAGGCAAAAGCCCGGGTCGAGCTTTGAGCTCCGGTCCGTGAGAAAGGCCCCGGGTGGCCTCGTGCGCGTCTCACTGGCCCTGGATAGGAGCACCTCAAGGGCCTCACGGCTGAAATCCGTGTTCATCACGGGCGATTTCTTTGCCCACCCGAAGCGGGCCATATACGACCTCGAGGCCCGGTTGAAGAACGCAAGGGCGGAGCCGGCCACCATAACG is part of the Bacillota bacterium genome and encodes:
- a CDS encoding DUF116 domain-containing protein, producing MAAAKGRGGGKGGDDLGQEWRLLDTGVRPAAENMALDEVILTARSRDLSPDTIRFLQFHPPCALVGYHQDVEQEVRVDWCREHGVEINRRITGGGALFWDETQIGWEVIAAKSHPGIPSGIEGLYEKLCLAAVSGLRALGVEACFRPRNDIEVNGRKISGTGGTGLDGAFLFQGTLLVDFDVDSMLRALRIPTEKLKRKEIESVKERVTCLKWELGYTPSPAEIKAALCKGFEDALGMSLSPGCLTSAEEGLFAERLPYFRSDDWIRKVRQKPGSSFELRSVRKAPGGLVRVSLALDRSTSRASRLKSVFITGDFFAHPKRAIYDLEARLKNARAEPATITSLVEAFFAERGVKIPGVPHPEISGAILEALKKVKLTQFGIPEGDVNSIFAVKGAFGDILRELNEASRAGPVAILLPYCAKKPGCSYRYREGCASCGQCSIGEAYDMAREFALMPVCIQNYEMLESTLEGLKSRGVSAFIGSCCEAFFAKHHDDFERIGLKGILVDVESSTCYDLGKEKEAHHGRFENQTELKLGLIRKVLEAMKNYGNYDCGEHS
- a CDS encoding DEAD/DEAH box helicase, producing the protein MSTGQIQAHIQAGDGQIDDVQTGDVQTGAQAEDAQADMQVQAETSVAQAGGQGARTPPVETGTPVHGAPAPYRGLTLDDFQREAIGHLLAGRSVLVSAPTGSGKTLVADYLIDQVIRRGSQAIYTAPIKALSNQKYKDFKFQYGPDNVGIVTGDIVINDTAPILVMTTEILRNILHTDIHRLAGVSHVIFDEIHYIGDEERGSVWEEAIIFLPRHIRILGLSATIPNAPELADWMSETREEEVKVVRHSERPVPLAHYLFEKGAGAGSLQDIARAYKRQRKKARYGLLPSTSHIDLVRHLTPDLLPCLYFLFSRQQCEIKARELAQVCSFLANDERREVKRFFDEKMEGSSAKELPTSKALRRALVDGIGFHHAGLLPILKEIVEELFARRKIAVLYCTETFAVGVNLPVRSVCFDSPEKFDGFGYRPMTNQEYFQMAGRAGRRGVDRQGYVFTLVDLNYFDKEQFPVHEEKKLERLASQFRLSYNTVLNLVARYTREEVETLLDKSFAAYQRRRRAGNLMAEIEAIRARRDELASKSRHAIPSGHATQAGQEAALSGRATRAQGGAKRLRRLDGRLRRLEAELSSLPATSELMAEFEAKVRLLKRLGYIAAGTPETGAGAFAALTEKGAMASRINVQELLVTELISGEFFHRLDEDQVNALAVAVDYQPRREGARMTRAPFDLEGVQAIIRRIQRAEYRELGLSTVVFDPSISHLAYAWSRGAGFGDLMQLARFGPVNMDEGDVVSALRRGIDLLRQVKLACTGDPDLLHKINRCMDKMDRDVVRVDL